One window of the Triticum dicoccoides isolate Atlit2015 ecotype Zavitan chromosome 3B, WEW_v2.0, whole genome shotgun sequence genome contains the following:
- the LOC119278434 gene encoding probable feruloyl esterase A, producing the protein MERRALLKTALLACLLVVCSGRVPMVIQQPSTTIYNSTLAKTLVEYAAAIYTADLTQLFTWTCDRCGDLIEGFEMMDIIVDVENCLEAYVGFASDINAVIVVFRGTQENSIQNWIEDLLWKQLDLDYPGMPEAMVHRGFYSAYHNTTIRDGIVSGIQKTRKLHGDVPIMVTGHSMGAAMASFCALDLVVNYGLDDVKLMTFGQPRVGNAAFASYFKRYLPHAIRVTNANDIVPHLPPYFSFFPQKTYHHFPREVWVHDVGLGSLVYTVEQICDDSGEDPACSRSVSGNSIQDHITYLGVSMHAEAWSSCRIVMDYAELRYKMDLHGNVVLSKQQQQQQPGLSDQRRRHSAQ; encoded by the exons ATGGAGCGCCGCGCGTTGCTCAAGACGGCTCTACTGGCGTGCTTGCTCGTCGTATGCTCCGGGAGAG TACCTATGGTTATACAACAGCCATCCACTACCATATACAACTCAACCCTTGCCAAGACACTAGTGGAATATGCTGCTGCC ATCTATACTGCTGATTTGACACAGTTGTTTACCTGGACATGTGATAGATGCGGTGACCTGATTGAG GGGTTTGAGATGATGGACATCATCGTAGATGTGGAGAACTGCTTAGAG GCATATGTTGGTTTTGCTAGTGATATTAATGCTGTCATCGTTGTGTTTAGAGGAACTCAAGAAAACAG CATCCAGAACTGGATAGAGGACCTGTTATGGAAACAACTTGATCTTGATTACCCTGGCATGCCTGAAGCAATG GTACACCGAGGATTTTACTCTGCTTATCATAACACAACCATACGCGATGGAATCGTCAGTGGTATTCAAAAGACTCGGAAATTGCATGGAGATGTTCCGATCATGGTCACAGGGCATTCAATGGGGGCAGCTATGGCTTCATTTTGTGCACTTGATCTTGTT GTGAACTACGGGTTGGATGATGTGAAGCTGATGACATTTGGGCAACCTCGCGTCGGCAATGCTGCTTTTGCTTCTTACTTCAAGAGATACTTGCCTCACGCGATCCGAGTTACTAATGCAAACGATATCGTCCCTCATCTGCCACCATACTTCTCGTTCTTCCCTCAGAAGACCTACCATCACTTTCCAAGAGAG GTATGGGTCCATGATGTCGGGCTCGGGAGCCTGGTATACACGGTTGAGCAGATCTGCGACGACTCCGGCGAAGACCCGGCATGCagcag GTCTGTGAGCGGTAACAGCATTCAAGATCACATAACCTACCTGGGCGTGAGCATGCACGCGGAGgcctggagcagctgcaggatcgtCATGGACTACGCCGAGCTGCGGTACAAGATGGACCTCCATGGAAACGTCGTCTTgtcgaagcagcagcagcagcagcagcccggTCTGTCGGACCAGCGAAGAAGACACAGCGCCCAGTGA
- the LOC119278433 gene encoding receptor-like cytoplasmic kinase 185 has translation MSCFSCFGPALEAEAGKPGPDAKDPRAKDGAAPDRAGSDKLRLQGGSDPKNNHLTIPRDGSSQNIAAQIFTFRELAAATKNFRQDCMLGEGGFGRVYKGRLESGQAVAVKQLDRNGLQGNREFLVEVLMLSLLHHTNLVNLIGYCADGDQRLLVYEFMPLGSLEDHLHDVPPEKEPLDWNTRMKIAAGAAKGLEHLHDKASPPVIYRDFKSSNILLGEGFHPKLSDFGLAKLGPVGDNTHVSTRVMGTYGYCAPEYAMTGQLTVKSDVYSFGVVFLELITGRKAIDNTKPQGEQNLVAWARPLFKDRRKFPKMADPMLQGRFPMRGLYQALAVAAMCLQEQATTRPHIGDVVTALSYLASQTYDPNAPTQHTRSNSSTPRARNVGGRNSEQRNGRSPNHHSPRTSKHGGEVSRTSSTGGDSGRRSGLDEMDMAGSQAGSPAQTGRKRETPRTADRQRAIADAKMWGENSRERKRPNDSFDSTNE, from the exons ATGAGCTGCTTCTCCTGCTTCGGCCCGGCCCTCGAGGCGGAGGCCGGCAAGCCGGGGCCCGACGCCAAGGACCCCCGCGCCAAGGACGGCGCCGCGCCGGATCGCGCCGGATCAG ATAAATTGAGGCTGCAGGGTGGATCAGACCCTAAGAATAACCATCTAACCATCCCTCGGGATGGGAGCAGCCAAAACATTGCCGCACAGATTTTCACTTTTCGTGAGCTTGCTGCTGCCACCAAGAACTTCAGACAAGATTGCATGTTGGGTGAGGGAGGTTTCGGACGTGTATATAAAGGTCGCCTGGAGAGTGGGCAG GCTGTTGCTGTGAAGCAACTTGATCGTAATGGTCTCCAAGGAAATAGAGAATTCCTTGTTGAGGTCCTCATGCTCAGTCTCTTGCATCACACTAACCTTGTCAATCTAATTGGTTATTGTGCTGATGGTGACCAACGCCTCCTTGTTTATGAGTTTATGCCACTGGGCTCATTAGAAGATCACTTGCATG ATGTGCCACCTGAGAAGGAACCTCTTGACTGGAACACACGGATGAAGATAGCTGCAGGTGCAGCCAAGGGCTTAGAGCATCTTCATGACAAGGCCAGCCCTCCTGTTATTTACCGGGATTTCAAATCGTCAAACATTCTTCTTGGTGAAGGGTTTCACCCGAAGCTGTCTGACTTTGGCCTTGCAAAACTCGGTCCAGTTGGTGACAACACTCATGTCTCAACACGTGTGATGGGAACTTATGGCTACTGTGCCCCAGAATATGCTATGACTGGGCAGCTCACAGTGAAATCGGATGTCTATAGCTTTGGCGttgttttccttgagctgattacaGGGCGCAAAGCAATCGACAACACCAAACCCCAAGGAGAGCAAAACCTGGTGGCATGG GCTCGTCCACTCTTCAAGGATCGCAGGAAGTTTCCTAAGATGGCTGACCCAATGCTTCAAGGCCGGTTCCCCATGAGGGGTCTGTATCAGGCTTTAGCTGTTGCTGCCATGTGTTTGCAAGAGCAAGCCACAACCCGTCCTCACATAGGAGATGTTGTCACTGCTCTCTCATATCTAGCTTCTCAGACATATGATCCAAATGCCCCAACTCAACATACTCGGAGCAATTCGTCGACCCCAAGGGCCAGAAATGTTGGTGGGCGGAACAGCGAACAGCGCAACGGCCGCTCGCCAAATCATCATTCTCCCAGGACATCAAAGCACGGAGGGGAGGTCAGCCGCACTAGTTCTACTGGTGGTGATTCTGGCCGGAGGTCAGGATTGGATGAAATGGACATGGCAGGATCACAGGCAGGCAGTCCAGCTCAGACAGGAAGGAAGAGAGAAACCCCAAGGACTGCTGACAGGCAGCGCGCCATCGCGGATGCTAAAATGTGGGGGGAGAACTCCAGAGAGCGGAAGCGACCGAACGACAGCTTTGATAGTACAAATGAGTAA